CATGAACCGTAACAGCGATGTGGTTGGTGAGATCGGCGGAAACAAGATCCGTTACTCGGAGTTCGAAAAACGCGTGGAGACGCTCACCGAGAACTACAAACTCAACACCCGTCAGGAAACTGTCGATCAGAACACAACCGACATGCTCCGCGAGCAGGCCTGGTCGCTTTTCACGAACGAACTGACGCTGGGCGAAGAGTACAAGAAGCTCGGCATCTCCTGCTCCCCGGAAGAACTCTACGATATGTGTACGGGTAAAACGCCCAATGCACAGGTTGCACAGGCCTTCACCGATCCGAAAACGCAGCAGTTCGACCCGAACGCTGTGGTGAAATTCCTGAAGGACCTTCCCAACCGTGAAGAGAACATCCAGCGCCAGTGGAAGAACTTCGAGGACGCCATCAGTGAAGAGCGCATCGCGGAAAAATACCGTTCGTTGATCAAAGGCGGTTTGTACGTGACCACCGCGGAAGCCAAGCGCAACTACGAGGAGACCAACCGCATGGCCGCCCTGCGCTTTGCCCGTCTCGACTTCAACACCATTCCGGACTCCTCCGCCAAAGTAGAAGACAGCGACCTGCAGGCTTACTACAATGCCAACCAGAGCCGTTACAAACAGGCTGAAACCATCCGCAAAGTGGAATACGTCGCTTTCGACGTGACGCCTTCAGGCGAAGATCGCCAGGCTGCCATGGAATGGATCTCCAAGAAGAAAGAAGAACTGGCTGTTGCTACGGATGTTCCGATGTTCGTGAACCAGAACAGCGATACGCCCTTTGATTCCACCTACCACGCCAAAGGCTCGCTCAAGCCGGCCGTTGATACAATCGCCTTTACCGCCACCCCCGGCACGATCATCGGGCCCTACGAAGAGTTCAATTCCCTGAAGGTATCGCGCGTCATGGGCGATAAGTTCGTCGCGGACTCCGTGAAGGCACGCCACATTCTGATCAAAGCCGACAATGGCGATACGGCCAAAGCCCGTGCTACTGCCGACAGCCTCAAGAACGCCATTCAGAAAGGCGCATCGTTCGCCGATCTCGCGACCAAATTCTCCCAGGACCCCGGTTCCGCCGTCAAGGGTGGCGACCTGGGTTGGTTCCGCCAGGGTGTGATGGTTCCTTCGTTCAACGACGCTTGCTTCAACGGCAAGAAAGGCGATATGCCGATCGTGAGCTCCCAGTTCGGGGTTCACCTGATCGAAATCATGGATAAAGGCGCTCCTTCGCGCCAGGTTCAGATCGCTACCATCGAACGTAAGATCGAACCCTCCCAGCGTACCTACGACGATTTCTTCAACCGCGCCAGCCAGTTCGCCGCGTCCTGCACTTCACCGGAGTTGTTCGACAGCCTGATCATCAAGCAATCGATGGCCAAGCGCATTGCGGACAACATTCGTGAGTCGGATAAGAATGTGCCCGGCCTCGAACAGCCACGTGAGCTCGTTCGTTGGGCGTACGGCGCCAACAAAGGCGATATCTCCAAAGTATTCACCTTCGGCGACAAGTATGTCGTCGCGAAACTGGTCAACATCAAGAACAAGGGAATTCTCCCACTGGAGGAAGTGAAGGAAGCCGTCACCGCCGAAGCACGTAAGCAGAAGAAGGCTGAAATGCTGGTGGCCAAATTCGAAGGCGCAAAGGCAGGCTCCATCGACGAGATCGCTGCCAAGCTCAACATCACCGCCACCGATGCCGAGAACGTCAACTTCGTCAACGGCTACGTACCGGGAATGGGTAACGAACCGAAAGTCGTCGGTGCCGTCTTCGCGATGAAGCAAGGTCAACTCTCCGGTCCGCTCACCGGCGAAACCGGTGTTTGTGTAGTTTTCGTAAAAGGTTTCACTGAGCCGGGTCCGACCACTGACTATAGCGCACAAGCCAAGTCATTGGCGGAGCAACGCCGCTCCCGCAGCGACTACGAGGTAGGCGCCGCGCTGAAGGAAAAAGTCGGAGTAGAAGACAACCGCGGTCGCTTCTATTGATCAACGGAAAGACTGTCAATAAAAAAGCCGCATCAACTGAGTTGATGCGGCTTTTTTATTGACACACACTATCGCCGGTTCAACCGGCGGAGGTCCGTTCGCCCACACACAGGCAAACCAGACTTATTGGAAACCTCACTGATTAAGGGCCGCCTTGTGGCAGGAATTGCAACTCGTACCGCGGGAGCTGACGCCGTCGATGACATTCCCATCGGTTGTAAACCGCGCCCACAAGAGGCCGCCGACCGCATTGGGATCATTTTCGGCTCTTAAAACGACGTCGTGTACCAGCTGGCCGTCTACCATGTGACTATGCACCAACGACTCCCGGTTCCGCAACGAAAGCACGCCATCGTTGAGGTCACCATTCTGATTGGAGACTGACGATTGACCGATACGTGCAGACAGTGCATTATCGGAAAGGCCGGCGGAAGAATCAGCCTCTTTCATGCAAGCCGAAAGGCTCAATACAGCGGCGATGACGCCGAGGGTTAGGAGTCGTTGTTTCATGGTTGGATGGTTTTAACGTAAATGTAACCGGACACAGCCTGCGGAGTGTCGGCGGATTGTCAGCTTATTGCCTGAAGATGAAGATGTTAAAACGCGATTGTACGCTAAAAACGAACTAACGCAGGATCTGAAGCCGATAGGCATCCAGCTTAATGAAGACAAAAAGGAGGATCGTGAACGACCAGAGCGAAGAACCTCCGTAGCTGAAAAAGGGTAGCGGAATACCGATAACCGGTGCCAGTCCGATCGTCATGCCAATGTTCACCATAAGGTGAAAGAACATGATGGACGCGACACCATAGCCGTAAATCCGGCTGTATTGGGAGCGTTGTCTTTCAGCGACCTGAATGATGCGTACGAACAGGAACATGAATAGCGCGATCACAATCAGGCTGCCTACGAAGCCCCACTCCTCCCCTACGGTGCAGAAGATAAAGTCAGTACTCTGCTCCGGAACGAAGTCATACTTCGTTTGCGTTCCCTGTAGAAACCCTTTGCCCAAAAAACCACCGGAACCGATCGCGATCTTACTCTGGTTGACATTGTAACCCGCCCCCTTCAAGTCGGTTTCCTTACCCAACAACACATCGATGCGGGTGCGCTGGTGTTCCTGCAAAACGTGCTTGTACACGTGGTCGACGCTATAGACAATGCCCGCCGCCATGATCGCGCCGGTGAGGATCACCGCGATGTTACGGCGCGTCTTGCGGACCAGAAAAAAGAACACGAGGGCTATGGCTCCGATCACGCTGAACAGAATCATCTTGTCGACCAACAGGGATAAGATGAACAGGACAACCAGCAGGAAGCCCAGCAGCAGTACATTCCCGGAGAGTCCTTCGCGATACAGGACAAAGATGAAGGATCCAAAGACCAGCGCTGACCCGGTATCATTTTGCAACAGGATGATGAGTGTCGGCACCCCGATGATGATCGCGGAAACCACCTTGGTACGCATATCCTGTATCCGGATACCGAGCGTGCTCAGGTACTTCGCCAACGCCATATTGGTGGCGAACTTGGCGAATTCAGCCGGCTGCAGTTTAAAGGACCCGATATCGATCCAGCCGTAAGAACCTTTCACGTCGCGCGCAAGGACGAACGTGGAGAGGCACAATAACAGCATCACGCCGAAGATGGGATACGAGAAGGCCGCGTAGAATTTACCGTCGATCACCAGGATCATCAACGCCAGCAAGACGGAACCACCGATCCAGATGGCCTGGCGACCGTAACTCTGGGAAAGGTCGAGGATACTGGTATGCTCCTCGTTGTAAACGGCGGCATAGATGTTCGCCCAGCCCATGAACATCAGGAGCAGGTAGAGCCCGACGAGCACCCAATCGAGGTTTTGCCATATGCTTCGTTGCTCACGCATGATCAGTGCTCTTTCAGGACCGCCTCCCTGCGGACCTTCACGGCGGTAACCGGGGATGTCTTGGGTTGTTGCTTACTGGTGTCCTTGGGTTGCGGACGGAATTGCGCGCCCTCCGGCAGGATCACGCCTTCCCGCATGCGCTTGTCCAGATCGGGACGGGAGATGGAATCCCGAAGATACTCTTCGATCATCAGTGTCGCGATCGGCGCCGCCCAGGTGCCGCCCCACCCGGCATTCTCCACTGTAACCGCGATTGCGATCTTCGGATTATCCTTCGGCGCGAAAGCGACGAATACCGAGTGGTCCTTGCCGTGAGGGTTCTGTGCCGTACCGGTTTTTCCGCAGATGCTGATGCCCTTCACCTTTGAAGCGGCAGCCGTACCGGCTTCCACCACGTTCTCCATGCCATCAATCACCACGGGAAAATACTGGGCGTCAATTCCCAGGCTGTGCTTCACTTTGAATTGCTCCGGCAGATAATGGCGGGAACCGATCTCCTTCACGACGTGAGGTGTGTAAAACCAGCCACGGTTCGCGACCGCCGCGAGAATGTTCGCGTTCTGCAAGGGCGTGATACCCAACTCCCCCTGGCCGATACCCAGGGAAATGATGGTGGATGATTTCCAGGACCCCTTTCCGAAGTACTTGTCATAATAGGCGATGGTCGGCACCGACCCCCGCAACACACTGGGCAGATCGGAATCCAGCTTCACGCCGATGCCGAACTTGGCAATGGCTTCCCGCCAATGCGTGAACGCCGCCTCCGTGTTGCCGAACTTCCGGTTGTCGATGACGGATCGGAAAACATAGCTATAGTACGAATTGCACGACTGTGTGATCGACCACTGCAGATCAAGGGGAGACGCGTGCGGGTGACACTTGGGTTTACCACCCATCGGCGGGTACCCGTGCGCGCAAGGGTAACGGGTCGTGGGGAACAAGACACCGTCCTGCTGCGCCAGCAGGGCCATCACCAGTTTGAAGGTCGAACCCGGCGGGTACAAGGCCATCTGGGAGCGGTTGAAGAGCGGCTTGAACGGATCAACCAACAGCCTGCCGTAATTCTTGGTTCGCGACCGACCGACCAGCAAATTCGGATCGTAAGCAGGTGAGCTGACCATGCAGAGGATCTCGCCGGTAGCAGGCTCGATCGCTACCACGGACCCCACTTTGTTCGCGAGCAATTGCTCACCGTACTCTTGCAGCTTGGCGTCGATGGTCAGGGTCAGGTTCTCTCCCGCCACCGCGACAGTATCGAACCGACCATTCTGGAATTTTCCCTTCTCTCGGTTGAATACATCCACCATCACACGGTGGGATCCGCGCTTCCCGCGAAGGGCTTCTTCGTACGACAGCTCCACACCGCTTTTCCCGATATAATCACCCTCTTTGTAATAAGGGTTCTTACGGGTCGTGGCGGAGTCGACTTCACCGATATATCCGAACAAATGCGCCGCGACCGGTTTGGGATACTTGCGCAAGGTGCGCGGCTCCACGAAGAACCCCGGGAACTTGTACAACTTCTCCTGAAGCGTCGCGTAGGTCTCGACCGATAATTGCTTTTCAAACAACGAAGGCTTCACCGGCGAATAGGCTCTGGCCTTCTGAAACTTGGCGATGTAATCTTCCTTCGTGATGCCGATCAAACCGCACAATTCCAGAGTATCCAGATTTCGGGCCTGCTTCGGAATGATCATCAGGTCATAGACCGGTTCATTGTAGACAAGCAATCGTCCCTTGCGGTCATAAATCAAACCGCGTGATGGATAATCCGTGATGATCCGGATGACGTTGTTGTCCGCTGAATTCTTATAGGAATTGTCGAGCACCTGCAGAAAGAACAGGCGCATGAGGTACACCAGTCCAACCGACAGGAAAATGAAGATGATGACGTTCTGTCTACCCGAGGATGCGCTCATTGGATTTTCCCGAACGGATGAACAGGTAGGTGCCCATGACGATGAGCAGGAGCGAAACCGCGGAGTTGATCACCACCTTCAGGAAGGTCATGCCGAACTCGGTAAAGCGAAAGACCTCCAGATAGAAATACAGGAGGTGGTGCAGGAAGGTGAGAATACCCGCGTAGGTCAAAAACCAGTTCAATCCCATCACCTGGGGAATCAACCGGACCTCGGCATCATACCCGTCCCGTGGTGCGATAAGGCGTAAGATCCCCGGACGGGCGAACATCAGAAACACGCTCGCCGCGGCGTGTAAACCGCTGGTATTTCCGAACATGTCGATGACCAGTCCGGTTACGAGCCCGAGTACGAGTTGCAGAGCCTTGGGAGTCTCGACCGGCAACAACAAAAGGAATAATATATATACATACGGGTTCACGTACCCGCTCCACTGTATGTGATTCAGCACGACCACCTGGATGGCGACCAGGAAGAGGAACCGGATGAGGTTCTGGATCAGCTTAACGATCATTCGATAGCGAGTCCTCCAACGCTCGTTGTTCTTCTTTGTACAGGTTGCCTACGATATAGACATAACTGAGGCTGGCAAAGGGTGTCGACAGCTTCACGTCAATGTCCTGAAAATTATCCGATGTCTCCGGGTTCACCCGGTCGATCACGCCGATCATCACGCCTTCCGGGAAGATGGCAGAGAAGGAACTGGTGACGATCGTATCGCCCGGAGCGAGTTTTACGTGCTTTGCGATGTCGGTCAATTGCCCGTGCGCGTCGTCCGTGCCGCCCCAGACCATCGACCCGATATAGCCGTTCTTCCTGATGCGCGCGCTGATCCTGGAATCCTTGTGCAGGAAGGAGATGACCGAGCAATAATGCTCTGATACGTCTTTGACGATGCCGACAACGCCGTCTGGACAAATCACGCCCATTTCCGGCTTCACACCCTGAAGGCTGCCGCGATCAAGGGTTAAGTAGTTACTCCGTCGGTTCACCGAGTTGTTGACGACTTTGGCGGTCAGAAACGTGTATTGCTGACGGTAGTTCGTATCACTGACGGTTCTCCGCAGGGCGGAATCGATGTAGTAAACATCCGGAAAGAGTCCCCGCAAGGTCGCGTTTTGTCGCGCCAGCGCTTCGTTGGTCGTCCTGAGGTTGATGTATTCCGTCACGGCGCTCACCCCGGAATTCACTTCCGCCGCCACACGATTGGTGGAATTGATGAAACTTGCCCGCCGATAGTTGCTGTTCTGCACGATCAGATAAATGCAGCATGCTTCCAACAACAGGAAGAAGATGAAAAAATTGTATCGCCAGAGAAAGAGGAAGAGGTTCCTCATGGGTTCATTCCCGGTTTTGCGGTCGTACCGGCCCGGGACTCACCGCAAGACAAAGGTACGGCTTCCCGCGACGGCAGGCTCGGTAAAATCCGAATAATAGGCTGGAATCCCGCAGGTACCACAGGACTGATTTCACACGGGAAGATGTTCATGACCCCGATCAGGGGATGAGGAACTTGAAGCGACCGATATTCTTCAGCGCGATACCCGTTCCACGTACAACCGCACGCAGGGGGTCTTCAGCTACGTGTACCGGCAGTTTGGTCTTCCGGGAAATGCGCTGGTCAAGGCCTCGCAGGAGTGCCCCGCCACCGGTCAGGTAGATGCCCGTCCGGTAAATATCAGCGGAGAGTTCGGGGGGCGTCATCTCCAACGCCTTCAGGATGGCCTCCTCGATCTTGGAGATGGATTTGTCGAGCGCATGTGAGATCTCCTGGTAGCTGACGGTAATCTCCTTCGGGATACCCGTCATGAGGTCCCGACCATGCACCGCGAAATCGGGCGGAGGATTGTCGAGTTCGGGCAAAGCCGATCCAACCTGGATCTTGATCTGTTCCGCCGATCGTTCCCCGATCATGATATTGTGCTGGCGGCGCATGTAATCCCAAATGTCGTTGGTGAAGACGTCACCGGCCACACGGATGGATTGGTCGCAGACAATGCCGCCAAGGGCGATCACCGCGATTTCGCTTGTACCACCGCCGATGTCGATGATCATATTGCCCATCGGCTCCTCCACATCGATCCCGATGCCGATCGCGGCTGCCATCGGCTCGTGAATGAGATAAACCTCTTTGGCTCCGGCATGCTCGGCGGAGTCGCGTACGGCACGCTTTTCCACTTCGGTAATACCGGAAGGAATACAAATGACCATCTTCAGGGATGGCTGGAATAACCGGCGCGCAGGATTGATCATCCGGATCATTCCACGGATCATGTGCTCTGCCGCATCGAAATCCGCGATCACGCCGTCCTTCAGCGGCCGAATGGTCTTGATGTTCTCATGGGTCTTCCCATGCATCATCATGGCCTGCTTGCCGACCGCGATCACCTTTCCGGTCATCCGGTCAATGGCAACGATGGAGGGTTCATCCACCACCACTTTGTCATTGTGGATGATCAGCGTGTTGGCGGTACCCAGGTCAATGGCAATTTCCTGGGTGAGAAAATCAAAAAATCCCATGTGGGGTCCTGTTGTTGTTTTTGGGGAGGGGACAGAGGACACACTCCCGGTCGCCTATATACGGGTGCGAAGTTAATAGGTTGTGTTTTGCATTCGGGAATCGGAAAGAATTTCCCGGTAAAATCCTTAGTGCTTGAAGTGGCGGATACCCGTCATGACCATGGCCATCTCATGCGCCTCGCAGTAGTCGACCGACTCCTGGTCTTTAATGGAACCGCCGGGCTGTACAACCGAACGAATGCCGGCCTCACAAGCGATCTGAACACAGTCGGGGAACGGGAAGAACGCGTCGCTGGCCATCACCGCGCCATCAAGTGAAAAACCGAAGTGACGAGCCTTGGCAATGGCCTGCTGCAAAGCGTCTACGCGCGATGTCTGACCAGTGCCACTGGCCAGTAACTGGCGGTCTTTGGCCAAGACAATCGTATTCGATTTGGTGTGTTTGACCACTTTGTTCGCGAACACCAGGTCACGTAATTCAGCAGCCGTCGGCACTTTGCGGGTCATCGGCTTCATTTGTTCGGCCGTTTCGGTCGAAACATCGCGATCCTGCTCCGCAACCCCGTTCAGGATGGTCCGGAACTGCCGGGGCGGAAGAGAAAACTGCTTCTGTATCAATATGATACGATTCTTTTTTTGCTTCAGGATCTCCAGTGCTCCGGCATTGTAGGCCGGCGCGATGCAAACTTCGAAGAAGAGGTCGTGCATGGCCTGGGCGACGGGTTCGGTCACTTCCCGGTTACACACAAGAATGCCGCCGAACGCGGAAACAGGATCACCGGCTAATGCTGCTTTCCAGGCATCCAGCAGGAGGTCCCGACTGGCAACCCCGCAGGCATTGTTGTGCTTGAGAATGGCGAACGTCGGTTCGTCAAACTCCGCGATCAGGGCTACGGCCGCATCGATATCGAGCAGGTTATTGTAAGAGATCTCTTTACCATGCACCTGGTCGAAGAACGCATCGAAACTGCCGAAGAAGCGTGCCTGCTGATGAGGATTCTCCCCGTAGCGAAGTCCGCGCGATTCGAGGATGCTTTGCGCGAAAGCGGGAACTGCCGCGGTACGGTTGAAATACTGAAAGATGGCCGTATCGTAATGCGAGGACGTCAGGAAAGCTTGTGCCGCAAAGCGCTTCCGGTCATCCAGCGAGCTGCGACCGGAGCTGTGTTCGAGGATCTTCAACAGATCCGTGTATTGTTCACGGGAAGAAACGATCAGCACATCGTTGAAGTTCTTAGCACCAGCCCGGATCAGGGAGATCCCACCGATGTCTATTTTTTCGATGATGTCGGACTCCCCTGCTCCGGACGTAACAGTCTGTTCGAACGGATACAAATCAACGATCACGAGGTCGATATCCGGAATGGCATATTCGGCTACCTCCGCGACATCGTTTTCGTGGCCGCGACGGCTCAGGATACCGCCAAAAACCTTCGGATGAAGGGTCTTGACCCGGCCGCCAAGGATCGAGGGATAATTGGTCAATTGCTCCACTGGAACGACCGGAATGCCCATTTTTTCAATAAAATCCTGGGTTCCGCCGGTGCTGTAGAGGGTTACACCCAACTCATGCAACCTGCGAACGATCGGTTCGAGGCCGTCTTTGTGATAGACTGAGATCAGGGCGCTACCGATCTTTTTTTCGCTGGACATGAAGGGTGTTTTTGGCTGGGGCAAAGGTAGAAAATTCGGGCCCTGCCCTTTCCGGAATTCAACTGCATCCACGACGTTAATTTGCGTTAAGTATCCATCGGCCGAAGTTGCGCTGCTTACATTTGCCTCAATGTCGCGCTTCCGCATTTTCTTACGCCTTTTCAGGGAAAGTTTCCTCTTCGCCTTCGAAGCTTTGCGCGTCAATAAACTACGTACCCTCCTTTCGTTACTGGGCATCACCATTGGCATTTTTGCCATCATCTCGGTTTTCACCGTCACGGATGCCCTCGAGCGGAAGATCCGTTCCGATGTGGAATCACTCGGCGACAATGTCATTTACATCCAGAAATGGCCCTGGGTGCCGGAGGGCGGAGAAGAATACCCCTGGTGGAAATACATGAACCGACCCTTGCCCGGTTACAAGGAAATGACCGAGGTAGGTAGAAAGGCCGAGTCGGCAGGAATCCTGGCGTATGTCGCTACGCTCGGCGGACAGGTGATCAAATACAAAAGTTCATCGGTCGAAAACGCTACCGTACTGGCGGTATCACACGATTACGACCTGATCAAGAGCATGGAATTGACCGCCGGACGCTACTTCACGGAGTCCGAATCCGCCGGCGGTCGCCCCCTGGCCCTCCTGGGTTCCAGTGTTGCTGATGCGCTCTTCCCGAACGGCGACGCGGTAGGAAAGGAAATTTCGGTGAGAGGATACAAGTTCGCTGTGATCGGCACGATTGAAAAGGAAGGTTCGAGCATGGTGGACAACTCGAACGACAACAACGTCATCATCCCCGTCAATTACGCGCGCAACATCATCAACCTGCGATCCGACCAGATCGATCCGTTCATCATGGTCAAAGCGCGTGAACAGGTCCCGACGCAGGAAATGAAAGAAGACCTGCGCGGCGCGATGCGCTCCATCCGACGTATTCACCCGAAGGAGGAAGACGATTTCGCCTTGAATGAGACGAGCCTGCTTACCAACAGCCTCCAATCACTCTTCTCCACCCTCGGACTTGCGGGATGGATCATCGGAGGATTCTCGATTCTAGTAGGCGGCTTCGGTATCGCCAACATCATGTTCGTTTCGGTGAAGGAACGGACCCACATCATCGGTATCCAAAAATCGCTGGGTTCGAAAAATTACTTCATCCTCCTGCAATTTCTGATTGAAGCGGTGGTGCTCTGCATCTTCGGCGGATTGATCGGCCTGCTGCTGGTCTATGGCCTGACCTCCGTAGCCAGCAGCATGACCGGTTTCGACCTTTCGCTGACAGCCGCCAATGTTTTCATGGGACTGATCATCTCCGCGACGATCGGTATCATCAGCGGTTTCGTTCCTGCCCATCAGGCTTCTCGGATGAATCCGGTCGACGCGATCCGGGCTAACTGATCAGGGTTTTCAACAGCTGTGGTGACAAATTCACCCGCAAAGGGCGCGGTTTTAAAGGGGCTCCGGGACTTGTTTTTCCTAAGTTTGTGCTCCACGCTATGCCCAATTTCGCAGGAATACCTCACTTGCCTCATTTCAAGTCCATCGCACACGGACTGTTCTTTCTCCTTCTCGCGACACTGATCATCACTACCGGTTGCGGCTCCGATCGGGAAGGGGATGAGATCGGCGCTCTGCAACAGACCGAATACCCGGAGACGTATGACGTCCGGAAAAATGAGTTTTACCAGATCCCGGGTGCCCGCGGACCGGAAGACAAATCCGTCCTGGCCGAACGTGTTCCCACCCGCTGGCAGAAATACTCCGGAGGCGCCGATAGTCGCCTCTGCGTCCTCCTGACCGACACGGCTTCCTCCTGGCTCGGTGTCGCGCATGGCCTGAAATCGTTCGGCATCCCGTTCAGCATCACCACCGACTACCGCGTCGCGCTGCAACATAAGGTCGTTATGGCGTACCCGGTGATCTCCGGAGCGGCACTGGCACCGGATGCTTTGCAGGCACTAGCCGCCTATCCGCGCAGTGGCGGCACCTTGATCGGCATCCAGGTTCTCGGAGCCTTGAACGAAGTGTTCGGATTCAAAGAGCCGGTTCCCTCCCGCCAGCATTTCGAAGTCAACATCGTCAACGACAGTTCCGCCATTACAGGAGAATTCACCGACCCGAAGGAGTTGCGCATTTCCCTCGGCAACAAAGAGCGTTTCAAGGAAACCATCGGTACGTACAGCTATAGCGGCAACCAATTGCCCGCACTCGCGGTGTACGAAGACAAGTCCGCCGCCGTCTCCTACAAATTGTATGAAGGCGGGGCCGCGTATGCCTTCGGATTCGACATCGGTTATTTCATTCTAAAGGGACACAACAACCGGCACGAAGATTTCCATCACAACGTCGTCAACGAGTTCGAACCTTCGATCGATGTGATCATGCGCATGATCCGGAACATCTACCTCTCCGGCAACCCGGATGCCGCCTGGATTCCCACGGTACCGTACTTCAAGAATCTCTCCGTTGTCATCACGCACAACGTCAACTTCGGAAAAGCGCTGGATGAATCCGTCGAGTACGCCCGCAAGGAGCGTGAAGCCGGCATGCTCTCGACCTACTTCATCCAGACCAAATACATCAACGACCGCAGTCCGTTCATCCTTTCCAAGGACGAAGACCTCACCCACCTCAAACAGATCCATGCCGTTGGTCATGACCTGCAGAGCAATTCCGTGATCGGCTCGCCCTTGTTCGATCAGTTCGAACAGGGAACCGGCGACGAGACCTACCCGGATTACAAGCCTTACGTCATGGCCTGGGACAAAACGTACCACGGTACGATCTTCGGCGAAATGCGTGTCAGCCGTTACCTCATCGATCGCATCGTGCCGGGCAACCAGACGCTGGCATTCCGCAATTCCTACCTCTACACGCCCTTCACCTACCCACAAAGCCTGCTCGCAACTGGTTACCGCTTCAGTTCATCGGTCGCGGCGAATGCGCACCTGACCCATCTCCCCTTCCAGTTGAATTACAACCGAGAGTTCGACTCCGAACTGGAAGCGTTTGAATTCCCGGTTACGGACGACGATGAACTCCCGCCCTACAACATCACACGGGCGCAATCCGCCATCCGGCTGGCGAAGAAAATCGCCCGCTACGGCGGTTGCTTTATCGGACAGGTTCACCCGAACGCACTCGGCTGGAAAGTCCAGAAAGCGTTCTACGATGATCTGAAAGACGAAGCCTGGTTTGGTACACTTCGGGATTTCGGTCTGTGGTGGACTGCCCGCAATGAAGTCAGCATCGACATCACGCGCGAAGGCGCTCAACGGGTTGTTACAGTCAATGTGCCCAAACGGATGGAAGGCCTCGCGATCATGCTACCGATCCGCTCCACACCGGTAGCGGTCACTGGCGGCGGAAAATACTCCGTCGACGGCAAGCTGATCATCTTCGAATTGGCGGAAGGCACCATTCGGATCACCCTGAATAACTAAGCTGGTTTACTGTTCCGGATACGCGAGGATTTCGCGCAACACCGCGTTGGCATCGTCGACGCCCGGTACCGACTGAATCGTGATGGACAATTTGTCCTTCTCTTCTTTCAAGCGGCAACGGTTCGGATGCTTTTGCACATACCGGATCATGCGCATGAAAGCGATGGATTGGTAAAAAGGTGACTGCTGGTTGGTCACGAAGTTGCCGAAGAAGCGGCTGTTC
This DNA window, taken from Bacteroidota bacterium, encodes the following:
- a CDS encoding rod shape-determining protein → MGFFDFLTQEIAIDLGTANTLIIHNDKVVVDEPSIVAIDRMTGKVIAVGKQAMMMHGKTHENIKTIRPLKDGVIADFDAAEHMIRGMIRMINPARRLFQPSLKMVICIPSGITEVEKRAVRDSAEHAGAKEVYLIHEPMAAAIGIGIDVEEPMGNMIIDIGGGTSEIAVIALGGIVCDQSIRVAGDVFTNDIWDYMRRQHNIMIGERSAEQIKIQVGSALPELDNPPPDFAVHGRDLMTGIPKEITVSYQEISHALDKSISKIEEAILKALEMTPPELSADIYRTGIYLTGGGALLRGLDQRISRKTKLPVHVAEDPLRAVVRGTGIALKNIGRFKFLIP
- the purH gene encoding bifunctional phosphoribosylaminoimidazolecarboxamide formyltransferase/IMP cyclohydrolase, with product MSSEKKIGSALISVYHKDGLEPIVRRLHELGVTLYSTGGTQDFIEKMGIPVVPVEQLTNYPSILGGRVKTLHPKVFGGILSRRGHENDVAEVAEYAIPDIDLVIVDLYPFEQTVTSGAGESDIIEKIDIGGISLIRAGAKNFNDVLIVSSREQYTDLLKILEHSSGRSSLDDRKRFAAQAFLTSSHYDTAIFQYFNRTAAVPAFAQSILESRGLRYGENPHQQARFFGSFDAFFDQVHGKEISYNNLLDIDAAVALIAEFDEPTFAILKHNNACGVASRDLLLDAWKAALAGDPVSAFGGILVCNREVTEPVAQAMHDLFFEVCIAPAYNAGALEILKQKKNRIILIQKQFSLPPRQFRTILNGVAEQDRDVSTETAEQMKPMTRKVPTAAELRDLVFANKVVKHTKSNTIVLAKDRQLLASGTGQTSRVDALQQAIAKARHFGFSLDGAVMASDAFFPFPDCVQIACEAGIRSVVQPGGSIKDQESVDYCEAHEMAMVMTGIRHFKH
- a CDS encoding ABC transporter permease, which gives rise to MSRFRIFLRLFRESFLFAFEALRVNKLRTLLSLLGITIGIFAIISVFTVTDALERKIRSDVESLGDNVIYIQKWPWVPEGGEEYPWWKYMNRPLPGYKEMTEVGRKAESAGILAYVATLGGQVIKYKSSSVENATVLAVSHDYDLIKSMELTAGRYFTESESAGGRPLALLGSSVADALFPNGDAVGKEISVRGYKFAVIGTIEKEGSSMVDNSNDNNVIIPVNYARNIINLRSDQIDPFIMVKAREQVPTQEMKEDLRGAMRSIRRIHPKEEDDFALNETSLLTNSLQSLFSTLGLAGWIIGGFSILVGGFGIANIMFVSVKERTHIIGIQKSLGSKNYFILLQFLIEAVVLCIFGGLIGLLLVYGLTSVASSMTGFDLSLTAANVFMGLIISATIGIISGFVPAHQASRMNPVDAIRAN